In Pseudomonas coleopterorum, the genomic window CGCCATCACGACTCCCACCGGCAACGCGATCAACGACGAAACGCCCACCATCAACAAGGTGTCGAGGGCGCCCTGCAGCAGACGGTCAAACCACATAGCCCAGCTCCTCTACCTGTTGTGCCCATTGCCGGGCGCGCTGCAGCAGATGCTCACGGTCATGGGGCGAATTGCTCACCGCCACGACCAGGCTGCCCAGCGCCCGCCCTTGAATGCGTTCGATCCCGCCCTGCAGCAGGCTGACCTGCCCGCCCAGCAGGTTGAACAGCGAGGATAGATCCGCTTCACCCGTCTGTGCCCCGGTTACGCCCAAGCGCAACACCAGCGCGGCCTCGGGTGTCGGCGCCGTACTGCGCAGACGTGCTCGCAGCTCATCGGACAGGCCGTGTTGCAACGGTGCCAGCAGAGTGCGGCTGACCTCATGCCGAGGGTCGCCGAAGACCTGCCACACTGGCCCCTGCTCGACCACCTGGCCGCCCTCGAGCACCACCACGCGGTCGCAGATGGCACGGATCACGGCCATTTCGTGGGTGATCAAAATGATCGTCAGCCCCAGGCGCCAATTGATGTCGCGCAACAGCGCCAGGATCGATTCGGTGGTCTCCGGATCCAGCGCCGAAGTGGCTTCGTCGCACAGCAGGATCTGCGGGTCGTGGACCAGCGCGCGGGCGATGCCGACGCGCTGCTTCTGCCCGCCGGACAGCTGCGCCGGGTACGCGTCGCGCTTGCCCTGCAGGCCGACCAGTTCGAGCAGTTCACCGACCTTGCGCCAGCGCTCGGCCTGGGGCACGCCGGCGACCTTGAGCGGCAGCTCGACGTTCTGCCACACGGTTTTCGCCGACATCAGGTTGAAGTGCTGGAAGATCATGCCGATGCGTCGCCGCAGCGCCACCAGGCGATCCTCGTCGAAATCACCGATGTCCACCTGATCGATCAGCACGCGCCCACTGCTGGGCTGTTCCAGCCGGTTGATGGTGCGGATCAGCGACGACTTGCCGGCGCCGCTGCGGCCGATGATGCCGAACACTTCACCCCGCTCGATGGTCAGGTCGATACCTTGCAAGGCCTGCACCGGACCCTGCGCGCCCTCATAGGTCTTGCCGACGCCGATGAAGCGCACCAGGCTGTTGGCCAGTTGCGGGTGCAGCTCCAGGGGTTCGGCAGGCTGCCGGGCAAGGCCGGCGGTATCGGCCAGACGGCGTTGGACATTGGTGGTGGGCATACTCACTCCTTCCAGCCGACTTGGTAGAGCTTGCCGTTGATCTTGTCGAGCGAAGCGCGCACGACGGGCGAGTGTTGGTAGATATCCACGAACTTGGCCAGGCGCGGATCATCCTTGCGCTCGGGCTTGATCACGAACTGGATCACGTACTCGGGATGGTCGAGGCCGTCGAACAGCAAGGCCGAGCCGGCATCGAAGGTCTTGGCCAGGCGGATGTAGGCCGGGTAGCCCTGCACCAGATCGGCGTCGTCGTAGGCGCGCACCAGTTGCACGGCTTCGACCTGAAGAATCTTGATGCCCTTGGGGTTGGTGAGGATGTCGTCTTCGGTGGCCTTGTAGCCAACCCCCGGCTTGAGGGTGATCAAGCCGGCCTTGGCCAGCAGTTGCAGGCCGCGACCGCTGTTGATCGGGTCGTTGGCGATGGCCACGCTGGCGCCCTTGGGCAGCTCGTCAAAGCTTTTGTAGCGTTTGGAATACAGCCCGACGTTGTTGATGATGCCCGGTGCATAGGGCACCAGGTCGGTACCGGCCTGGGTATTGGCGTTTTCCAGAAAGGGGATGTGCTGGAAGTAGTTCACGTCGATGTCGCCGGCGGCCAGGCTGACGTTGGGCGCGATCCAGTCGGTGAACTCCACCAGCTTGACGGTCAGACCTTGTTTCTTGGCTTCCTCCACGGCGGTTTCCAGGGGAATGGCGAAGGCGGCGGTGGTGCCGACGATCAGGGGCTTGTCATCGGCGGCGTGGGCCAGGCCGGTGAGGAGGGTGAGGGCGAGTAGCAGGGTGGGTTTGAGCATGGTGTTGGTCCATTGGTTTTTGTGGGGTTGGGAGGGCCTCTGCCGCGAAGAGGCCCGGTCAAGCACCGCGCTTGCAACTGAAACCGGCATGCCCCTCGGGCAACCCCGGGCCTTGGCCGAAGACCTTTTCGCGCAACGTGCCCTGGGCATAGGCGGTCTTGTACGAACCGCGCGCCTGAAGCACCGGAATCACCAGATCGATGAAGTCGACGTAGCTTTCCGGCGTGACCGTGCGGGTCAGGTTGAACCCGTCCAGGCCGGTCTCGGCGATCCAGGCTTCGAGTTCGTCGGCAACCTGTTCCGGGTCGCCGACCAAGGTGATGTAGCGTCCGCCCAGAGCGTGCTGGTCGAGCAGTTTGCGGCGGGTCCAGTCGTTGTTCTGCAGGGTCTTGGTGGCCGATTCGATGGCGTTGCCCTTCACGTACTGAATGGGCTCGTCGAGTTCGTAGCGGGCAAAGTCGATCGCGGTGGAGGCGGCGAAGTGGGCGACGCCGGCCTCGGCGCTGGCGTAGCTCAGGTATTCGTCATGCTTGGCCCAGGCCTGGGCCTGGGTGGCAGCGACGATGACCGTGATGCCCATAAAGACCTTCACGGCCTGGGGATCGCGGCCGGCTGCGCGGGCTGCGTCGCGCACCTTGTCCACCTGGGCGCGGGTGGCCTGCTTGTTCTGTCCGCTGATGAACACGCATTCGGCATGCTGACCGGCGAACTGCAGGCCCCGTGACGAGCTGCCGGCCTGGAACAGCAGCGGTGTGCGCTGTGGCGAGGGTTCACAGAGGTGGTAACCCTGGACCCGGTAGAACTCGCCTTCATGCTGCACCTTGTGGACCTTTTCCGGCTGGGCGTAGATGCGCCGCTCGCGGTCTTCGACGACAGCGTCGTCTTCCCAGCTGCCTTCCCAGAGCTTGTAGAGCACCTCCAGGTATTCGTCGGCCTGATCGTAACGGCGGTCGTGCTCCACCTGCTGGGTCAGGCCCATGGCCTTGGCCGCACTGTCCAGGTAGCCGGTGACGATGTTCCAGCCGACCCGACCGCGGGTCAGGTGATCGAGCGTGGACAGGCGTCGGGCGAACAGATAGGGCGCTTCGTAGGTGAGGTTGGCGGTCAGGCCGAAACCCAAGTGGCGGGTGACCGCGGCCATGGCCGATACCAGCAGCAACGGGTCGTTGACCGGCAGCTGGATCGACTCCTTCAAGGTCACATCGACCGAATCCTGATAGATGTCGTAGACCCCGACGATGTCGGCGATGAACAGCCCATCGAACAGACCGCGCTCCAGCAATTGGGCCAGCTCGGTCCAGTATTCCAAGGTCTTGTACTGGCTCGACGTGTCGCGCGGATGGGTCCACAGGCCGTGGTTGATGTGGCCCACGCAGTTCATGTTGAAGGCGTTGAGGAGGATCTGCTTCTTGCTCATCAGATCGTCCCCCGGCGGGGTGGCAGCTGGTCGTTGAGGTAGTAGTTGCCGATCGCGTGGTACTTCCAGCGCACCGGGTCGTGCAGGGTGTGCACGCGGGCGTTGCGCCAGTGCCGGTCCAGGCCATGCTCGGCCAGGGTGGCCTGGCTGCCCGCCAGTTCGAACAGGGTGCTACCGGCGGTCAGGGAAATTTCGGTGCTGAGGGCGCGGGCTTCGGCCACGGCGATCGAGGCGGCGCCAACGTGTTCGGCGGTGGGCTCGACCTGGGCTTTGTCGAGGATTTCGCCGGCACGCTCCAGCAGCGCTTCGGCGGCGTGCAGGCGGATGGCCAGATGGCCGAAGCTCTTGAGCGACAGCGGATCTTCCACTGCCTTGTCGCTGGTCGCGTCGATCCACGGCCGGGTACGGGTGCGGACGAATTGCAATGCGTCCTCGAATGCCCCGCGCGCGATGCCGGTGTCGATCGCGGCGTGAAGAATCTGCGCGAACGGGCCGACCGTAGTGGGCCGTTCGAACGCGCTTTGAAACGGTACGATGGCGTCGGCGCTGACCCAGACGTTGTCGAACACCACCGAGCCGCTGCCCGTGGTGCGCTGGCCGAAGCCGCTCCAGTCGTCGATGACCTGGACTCCGGCACTGTCGGCGGGCACGAAGGCCAGTTGCTGTACGCCCTGTTCATCGATCACCGAAGTGGGAATGCATTGGGCATACAGCGCGCCGGTGGCGTAGAACTTGCGGCCATTGATGCGGAAACCGTCGCCGTCGCGGGTCAGGCGCGTAGTGCGGTCGTGGGCGGTGCGGGTGCCGAGTTCGGCCAGGGCGTTGCCCAGCCGCTGGCCTGCCAGCACATCGGCGTACAGGCGCTGCTGCTGCGCCGGGCTGCCGTTGATGCGCAGCACTTCCAGGGCATAGAAGTGATTCTGCGGGATCTGTCCCAGCGAGCCGTCGGCAGCCGCCAGCAGAGCGATGACCTGGGCCAGGGTCACGTTGGACACACCGGCTCCGCCGAACGCCCTGGGCACACTGATGCCACCCAGGCCGGAGCGGGAGAACAGCGTCAGTTCGGTGTGGGGCAACTGCCGCTCGCGGTCGCGCAGGGCGCTGTCGTGCTGCAACTGGGGGGCCAGCTGCCGGGCAACCTCCAGCGCCTGCTGATCGTTGGCGATGCGTGCGACGCCGTCGAGGGGGTGGGGCAATGAGCTCATGCTGATCTCCAGCGGTCTGGTCAAATCCAGGAATGGCGTGCAGGCAGGCTGCCGTTCAGGTGATAGGCGCCGACGGCGTGATATTTCCAGCGCACGGGATCGTGCAGGGTGTGCACGCGGGCGTTGCGCCAGTGACGGTCGAGGTTGAACTCGGCGAGGGTGGCGCGGCTGCCGGCCAGCTCGAAAAGCTTTTCACTGGCCTGCAGGGCGACTTCGGTGGTGATCACCTTGGCCTCGGCCACGGCGATCGAGGCCTGGCCGGCGAGGGCGGCGTCCACCGGCCCCTGGCCAATCTGGTCGAGCGCGCGGGCGGCCTTGCGCAGCAGTGCCTGCGCGGCGTGCAGTTCCAGCTTCAAGCGACCGATGTCGGCGATCACGAACGGATCATCGCTGGCACGCTCGACCCCGGCATCGATCCACGGGCGCGATTTTTCCCGGACGAAGGCGATGGTGTCGTCGATCGCCGCTTCGGCAATCCCGGCGTCGATGGCGGCCTGCATCAGTTGCGACACGGCGCCCTGAATGTTCGGTTGCTGTGCCTGGCGCCAGATCTGCACCACATGGGCGTCGGGTACGTGCGCATTTTCGAGCACGACAGTGCCGCTGGCGGTGGTGCGCTGGCCGAAGCCGGACCAGTCGTCGACGATGCGCAGGCCAGGTGTGCCGCGGCGTACGAACGCCATAACCAGACGCTGTTCATCGTCCACGGCCTTGACTGCTACCCAGTGGGCGAACAGCGCGCCGGTGGAGTAGAACTTTTGCCCGCTGATTCGCCCGCCGTCATCGTCGCGGACGATGCGGGTGTTGATTTCCAACGTGTTGCGGGCGCCGCGTTCAGGGCCGCCGTTGCCGATGCGCGCGCCTCCGAGCACGGCAGTGAATAGCGCGTGCTGCTGCGCTTCGGTAGCGGTGCCGCGCAGCATCTGCAAGATGCCGAAATGGTTCTGTGGGATCTGCCCCAGAGCTGGATCGGCGGCGCTGATGACGCGGAAGACCTCGGCCAGGGTCACGAAACTGACGTCGGGGCCACCGAAGGCGCGTGGCACGGTGATGCTGCCCAGGCCGCTGGCGGTGAACTGCTCGATCAGTGGCCAGGGCAGTTCACGTTGCTGGTCTCGCCTGGCAGCGTGGGTGCGGGCACTGGCGGCAAGCGCCTGCGCGGCTTCGAGTGCGTCGGCGTCGTTGCGCAGGATCTGCGCAGGCAAGAGTGCCGGGCCGTTGTCGGTTGTTGTCTGTGGTTGGGGGTGTTCGAGGGAAATCGAGTGGTTGACCATACCGTCCTCACGTCATGCAGGGCGTATGTCGCCTTGCTTGGATGTACGCAGGTCCGGTGGTCCGGTTCATATACCCTAATCGTTTGTTAAATTTAAATGAACTAACGATTGGGAATATGGATAGATGTGTTTTTTTATGGCTGTACAGTGACCCTTGTGGGAGCGGGGCGGAGCCCCGCTCCCACATCTGGGGTGTGTCAGAGACGCCGCGGCGCGCCCTTCGCGGGCAGAGCCCGCTCCCACAAGCTGCGGTGTGTCAGGTACAGCGCAGCGTGTTCTTCGCGGGCAGAGCCCGCTCCCACAAGCTGCGGTGTATCAGGTACAGCGCAGTGTGTCCTTCGCGGGCAGAGCCCGCTCCCACAAGCTGCGGTGTGTCAGGTACAGCGCAGCGTGTTCTTCGCGGGCAGAGCCCGCTCCCACAAGCTGCGGTGTATCAGGTACAGCGCAGCGTGTTCTTCGCGGGCAGAGCCCGCTCCCACAAGCTGCGGTGTATCAGGTACAGCGCAGTGTGTCCTTCGCGGGCAGAGCCCGCTCCCACAAGCTGCGGTGTGTCAGGTACAGCGCAGTGTGTCCTTCGCGGGCAAGACCCGCTCCCACAATCGAGGGTCAGGTGGGGCGGGTGAGGGTCTTGACGCCTTCGCTGGCGCCCAGCAGCAGCACATCGGCCGGGCGGGCGGCGAACAGGCCATTGGTGACCACGCCGACGATGGCGTTGATCTGTGTTTCCAACGCCACCGGGTCGGTGATCTGCATGTTGTACACGTCGATGATGATGTTGCCGTTGTCGGTCACCACACCCTCGCGGTAGACCGGGTCGCCGCCCAGTTTCACCAGCTGGCGCGCGACATGGCTGCGGGCCATCGGGATGACTTCCACCGGCAGCGGAAACTCGCCCAGCACCGGCACCAGCTTGCTGCCGTCGGCGATACAGATGAACGTGGTGGCCACGGCCGCGACGATCTTCTCGCGGGTCAACGCAGCGCCGCCGCCCTTGATCAGGTTCAGGTGCTCGTCGCTTTCATCTGCGCCGTCGACGTAGAACTCCAGGTCGCCCACACTGTTGAGTTCGTACACCGGAATGCCATGGCCCTTGAGCCTGGCCGCGGTCGCTTCGGAGCTGGCCACGGCGCCGTCGAAGGCGCTTTTGTGCTGCGCCAGCGCGTCGATGAAGCAGTTGGCGGTGGACCCGGTGCCCACGCCGACGACGCTCTTTTCGCCCAGCTTGGGCAGAATGAAATCCACGGCAGCCTGGGCGACGGCCTGTTTGAGTTGGTCCTGGGTCATGCAAGCTCCGCAGCGGCAGTTGGGGCTCTAGTGGTTGTGGCCCCGAAGGCGCGCATTATAAGGGCAAAACCTTGGTTTTGCCGTGGTCGTTGGCTTAGACTCGTCGGCCCTGCCCGTTATCGTCAGTGATGTCCGCCATGCTCGAACAGTACGTAAAGATGATCCTCACCTCGCGCGTCTACGACGTTGCGGTGGAAACCCCTTTGCAGCCCGCCGGGCAGCTGTCCGAGCGCCTGAACAACAAGATTCTGCTCAAGCGCGAAGACTTGCAGCCGGTGTTCTCGTTCAAGATTCGCGGCGCCTACAACAAGCTGGCGCAGCTCAGCGCAGAGGAACTGGCCCGTGGCGTCGTCACCGCCTCGGCCGGCAACCATGCCCAGGGCCTGGCGCTGGCGGCGCGCGAGCTGGGGATCAAGGCCACCATCGTGATGCCCAACACCACCCCCGAGATCAAGATCGAAGGCGTGCGTTCGCGCGGCGGCATCGTGGTGCTGCACGGCGACTCGTTTCCCGAGGCCCTGGCTCATTCGCTCAAGCTGGTGGACGAGCAGGGCATGGTCTACATCCATCCCTACGACGACCCGTACACCATCGCCGGCCAGGGCACGGTGGCGATGGAGATTCTGCGTCAGCATCCGGGCGATCTCGACGCGATCTTCGTGCCGGTGGGCGGCGGCGGTCTGATCGCGGGCATCGCCGCGTACGTCAAGTACCTGCGGCCGGGCATCAAGGTCATCGGCGTCGAGCCGGACGATTCCAACTGCCTGCAGCAAGCCATGCGTGCCGGTGAGCGCGTGGTGCTGCCGCAGGTCGGGTTGTTCGCCGACGGTGTGGCGGTGGCGCAGATCGGCCAGTACACCTTCGAGATCTGCAAGGATCACGTGGACGAAGTGATCACCGTCAGCACCGACGAGATCTGTGCGGCGATCAAGGACATCTACGACGATACCCGCTCGATCACCGAACCTGCCGGCGCGCTCGGGGTGGCGGGGATCAAGAAGTACGTCGAGGCACGAGGTGTGTCGGGGCAGACCCTGGTAGCGATCGATTCGGGTGCCAACGTCAACTTCGACCGGCTGCGCCACGTGGCCGAGCGGGCCGAGCTGGGCGAGGGGCGCGAAGCCATTATCGCGGTGACCATTCCCGAGCGTCCGGGCAGCTTCAAGGCCTTCTGCGAAGCCATCGGCAAACGGCAGATCACCGAGTTCAACTACCGCTACCACACCGGTCACGAGGCACACATTTTCGTCGGCGTGCAGACCCACCCCGAGCGGGATCCGCGGGCGGTGCTGGTGCAGACGCTGCAATCCCATGGCTTCCCGGTGCTGGACCTGACCGACAACGAGCTGGCCAAGCTGCACATTCGTCATATGGTCGGTGGCCATGCGGTCCGGGTCAGCGACGAGATGGTCCTGCGCTTCGAGTTCCCGGAGCGTCCGGGTGCGCTGTTCAACTTCCTCGACAAGCTGGGCGGGCGCTGGAACATCTCGATGTTCCACTACCGCAACCACGGCGCCGCCGATGGGCGTGTGGTGGCTGGGCTACAGGTGCCTGAAGAGGAGCGCCATCTGGTGGCCGGCGCGCTGGCCGAAATCGGCTACCCGTTCTGGGACGAGACGGACAACCCGGCTTATCAGTTGTTTCTGGGGTAGTGATGCGGTGCCTGGATTGAGTCCGTAGTGTGCCATTCGCGGGCAGAGGGCTCGCCGCCCGCCCCGCTCCCACAAGAGCGACCCCGGCTTATCAGTTGTTTCTGGGTAGTGATGCAGGGCCTGGCTTGAGTCCGTGGTGGGTCATTCGCGGGCAGAGCCCACTCCCACAAGAGCGACCCCGGCTTATCGGTTGTTTCTGGGTAGTGATGCGGTGCCTGGCGTGGTGGGCCATTCGCGGGCAGAGGGCTCAGCCGCCCGCCCCGCTCCCACAGGGTGAACTCGACGGGTGCTACGCTTGTCGATGATGAATCGTCAATGCCCATAGGGATCACGCGTCATGGAAAGCCTGGCGATTTTGAAAGTATTTCACGTCGCTGCTACGGTCGTGCTGCTGGGCAGCGTGGTGGCCGTCATCTACCGTGCCTGGCGCAGTTGGAAAGGCGGCGACCGGCTGCCCTTCGCCAGTACCCTGCAACGGCCCTGGGTGTACGCCTGGGTGGTCATGGCCGTGAGCCTGGTGAGTTTTCCAGTGACCGGCTGGTGGCTGGTGCACCGGGTCGGCTGGCCTTTGGGGCAAACCTGGATTCTCACCGCCGCGGTGTTGTATGTGATCGGCGGTGGGGTCTGGCTGCTGCTGATCAATCGGGTGAATCGCCTGCGTCTGGCGACGGGACTCGATGAGGTCGTCGTTGCGGCCAAGCGGCGCAATGTCTTGATCATCGCGACCATGGCAGTGGTGGTGCTTTTGTCGATCATCGGACTGATGGTGACCAAGCCTGCCTGAGGCTGCGCATTCAGGCAGACCGCGGCGTATTCTTCGCGGCCGATGACCGCTCCTACGGTTGGCCGCGATCCCTGTGGGAGCGGGCTCTGCCCGCGAAGAGAACCTCGCGGTGGATCAGACAGACCGCGGCGCATTCTTCGCGGGCAAGCCCGCTCCCACAGTCAGGCAGACCGCGGCGCATTCTTCGCGGGCAAGCCCGCTCCCACAGTCAGGCAGACCGCGGCGCATTCTTCGCGGGCAAGCCCGCTCCCACAGTCAGGCAGACCGCGGCGCATTCTTCGCGGGCAAGCCCGCTCCCACAGTCAGACAGACCGCAGCGCATTCTTCGCGGGCAGAGTCCGCTCCCACAGTCAGGCAGACCGCGGCGCATTCTTCGCGGGCAGAGCCCGCTCCCACAGTGAGCAGTGAGCAGTTATCAGCGCAGGGAGATTTCCTTCCAGCCGCGGCGCTTGGCTTCTTCGTGCAGGCGGGGGTCCGGGTCGACCACCACCGGGTGGGTCACTTGCTCCAGCAGTGGCAGATCGTTCATCGAGTCGCTGTAGAAATAGCTGTCGTGCAGATCGTAGCCGTTTTCTTCCAGCCAGCGGTTCAGGCGCGTGACCTTGCCTTCCTTGAAGCAGGGCACATCGAAGCTGCGACCGGTGTAGCGGCCGTCGACGCTTTCCACTTCGGTGGCCAGCAGCGTTTCCACGCCCAGGCGCTCGGCGATCGGGCCGGTCACGAAGCGGTTGGTGGCGGTGATGATCACCAGCTTGTCGCCCGCGTCGCGATGCTGTTGCAGCAAGGCGGCGGCCTTGGGCAGCATGATCGGCTCGATGCAGTCACGCATGAAATCGCGATGCCATTCATCCAGTTGCGCCACGTCGGTCGCCGCGAGGATTTCCAGGGTGAAGTTCAGGTACTCATTCAAGTCCAGACGGCCTGCCAGGTAGTCCTGATAGAACTCATCGTTGCGTGCCTTGTAGGTGTCGGCATCGAGAATGCCGCGGGCGCACAGATAATCACCCCAGGCATGGTCGCTGTCGCCGCCGAGCAGCGTGTTGTCGAGGTCGAATAGGGCCAGGCGCATGAAATGACTCGCATTAAATGGGGAAAAGGCCCACAGAATACGGACTTTTCACATGCGTGCACATAAGCTACGCGGCGTCGTTGCTGCCTTCACAGGCTTTGTGGAACAATGCCAGAACATGCGTTTACGAGGTTGTTGCCGTGATCGACCCCGATGGTTTTCGCCCTAACGTTGGCATCATTCTCACCAATGACGCCGGTCAGGTGCTATGGGCTCGGCGTATCAATCAGGACGCCTGGCAATTTCCGCAAGGGGGTATCAACCCTCAGGAAACGCCGGAAGAGGCCTTGTACCGCGAGCTGAATGAAGAAGTCGGGCTGGAACGCCAGGATGTAGAAATACTTGCCTGCACCCGCGGCTGGTTGCGTTATCGTCTACCCCAACGCCTGGTGCGCACGCACAGCCAACCGTTGTGCATCGGCCAGAAACAGAAATGGTTCCTGCTGCGCCTGGTATCCAACGAGCAGCGCGTGCGCATGGACCTGACCGGCAAACCCGAGTTCGATGGCTGGCGCTGGGTCAGCTATTGGTACCCGCTGGGCCAGGTAGTGACATTCAAGCGCGAGGTCTACAGACGCGCGCTCAAAGAGCTAGCCCCGCGCCTTCTCTCGCGCGACTGACGACGGAGTTCGACCCCGAGCCATGCTCAATACGCTGCGCAAGATCGTCCAGGAAGTCAACTCCGCCAAGGATCTCAAGTCGGCGCTGGGGATCATTGTGCAACGCGTCAAGGAAGCCATGGGCAGCCAGGTCTGCTCGGTGTACCTGCTGGATCTGGAAACCAATCGCTTCGTGCTGATGGCCACCGAAGGCCTCAACAAGCGCTCCATCGGCAAGGTCAGCATGGCCCCTAACGAAGGCCTTGTAGGCCTGGTGGGCACGCGCGAAGAACCGCTCAACCTGGAAAACGCCGCCGGCCACCCGCGTTATCGCTACTTTGCCGAAACCGGCGAGGAGCGCTACGCGTCCTTCCTCGGCACGCCGATCATTCACCACCGGCGCGTGGTGGGGGTGCTGGTGATCCAGCAAAAGGAGCGGCGTCAGTTCGACGAGGGCGAAGAAGCCTTTCTGGTCACCATGAGCGCGCAATTGGCGGGGGTGATCGCTCACGCCGAAGCCACCGGCTCGATCCGTGGCCTGGGACGTCAGGGCAAGGGCATCCAGGAAGCGCGCTTCGTCGGCGTGCCCGGTTCGCCCGGCGCGGCCGTGGGGACCGCAGTGGTCATGCTGCCGCCGGCCGACCTGGACGTGGTGCCCGACAAGAGTGTCAGCGACATCGATGCCGAACTGGCGTTGTTCCAGAACGCGCTGGAAGGCGTGCGCAACGACATGCGCACCCTGTCGGCGAAACTGGCCACCCAGCTGCGCCCCGAAGAGCGGGCGCTGTTCGACGTCTACCTGATGATGCTCGATGACGCTTCGCTGGGCAGCGAAGTGACCAACGTGATCAAGACCGGGCAATGGGCCCAGGGTGCGCTGCGCCACGTCGTCACCGAGCACGTCAACCGTTTCGAATTGATGGACGACGCCTACCTGCGCGAGCGCGCCTCCGACGTCAAGGACCTGGGGCGGCGCCTGCTCGCCTACCTGCAGGAGGCGCGTCAGCAAACCCTAGTCTACCCCGACAACACCATCCTGATCAGCGAAGAACTGTCGCCGGCAATGCTCGGCGAGGTGCCGGAAGGCAAGCTGGTGGGCCTGGTGTCGGTCCTGGGCTCGGGCAACTCCCACGTTGCCATCCTGGCGCGCGCCATGGGCATCCCGACGGTGATGGGCCTGGTCGACCTGCCGTATTCCAAGGTCGATGGCATCAAGATGATCGTCGATGGCTACCACGGCGAGGTCTACACCAACCCCA contains:
- a CDS encoding HAD family hydrolase, whose protein sequence is MRLALFDLDNTLLGGDSDHAWGDYLCARGILDADTYKARNDEFYQDYLAGRLDLNEYLNFTLEILAATDVAQLDEWHRDFMRDCIEPIMLPKAAALLQQHRDAGDKLVIITATNRFVTGPIAERLGVETLLATEVESVDGRYTGRSFDVPCFKEGKVTRLNRWLEENGYDLHDSYFYSDSMNDLPLLEQVTHPVVVDPDPRLHEEAKRRGWKEISLR
- a CDS encoding RNA pyrophosphohydrolase: MIDPDGFRPNVGIILTNDAGQVLWARRINQDAWQFPQGGINPQETPEEALYRELNEEVGLERQDVEILACTRGWLRYRLPQRLVRTHSQPLCIGQKQKWFLLRLVSNEQRVRMDLTGKPEFDGWRWVSYWYPLGQVVTFKREVYRRALKELAPRLLSRD
- the ptsP gene encoding phosphoenolpyruvate--protein phosphotransferase: MLNTLRKIVQEVNSAKDLKSALGIIVQRVKEAMGSQVCSVYLLDLETNRFVLMATEGLNKRSIGKVSMAPNEGLVGLVGTREEPLNLENAAGHPRYRYFAETGEERYASFLGTPIIHHRRVVGVLVIQQKERRQFDEGEEAFLVTMSAQLAGVIAHAEATGSIRGLGRQGKGIQEARFVGVPGSPGAAVGTAVVMLPPADLDVVPDKSVSDIDAELALFQNALEGVRNDMRTLSAKLATQLRPEERALFDVYLMMLDDASLGSEVTNVIKTGQWAQGALRHVVTEHVNRFELMDDAYLRERASDVKDLGRRLLAYLQEARQQTLVYPDNTILISEELSPAMLGEVPEGKLVGLVSVLGSGNSHVAILARAMGIPTVMGLVDLPYSKVDGIKMIVDGYHGEVYTNPSDILSKQFADVVEEERQLALGLDALRELPCVTLDGHRMPLWVNTGLLADVARAQQRGAEGVGLYRTEVPFMINQRFPSEKEQLAIYREQLAAFHPLPVTMRSLDIGGDKSLSYFPIKEENPFLGWRGIRVTLDHPEIFLVQARAMLKASEGLNNLRILLPMISGTHELEEALHLIHRAWGEVRDEGTDVPMPPVGVMIEIPAAVYLTKELARQVDFLSVGSNDLTQYLLAVDRNNPRVADLYDYLHPAVLQALQHVVTEAHAEGKPVSICGEMAGDPAAAILLMAMGFDSLSMNATNLPKVKWMLRQVNLSKAKELLAQLSKIDNPQVIHSSLQLALKNLGLSRMINPSTPKKH